The Sporomusa termitida genome has a window encoding:
- a CDS encoding methyl-accepting chemotaxis protein, with the protein MVLRKLKIGTKISLGFTVMLGLIIMLGAIAYLSMNSFGKTLASIDAANKRLQLALQIENSFGAGVAGTRGFIAYGDEKFAKLQDQSMSNTVVLEHQLIDVVDENSRQDVQKLIQLTSKHADGVVNDLAPVVRAYHQQLAAGNAAEAQQLKAEAAVINARITPYSEQIADILTKVVKANKAIVDEQSSSAYISMDRLLGITALVALVAVLVGGGLSLLLTRMVCRPIESMLTVANSLAEGDLSIPVKQVADGDELSKLAAALNTMQSRFKTTIRAILGSAGQVAAAADTLAAVVETSARAAGQVDESIAHVATDAEGQLAAANDALAVAGQMAAGIQQIAANAGTVVAASQDTAAAAQSGSRTVGKAVSQMENIEATVNSLAAVVGKLSGYSQQIGEIVNAISGIASQTNLLALNAAIEAARAGEQGRGFAVVAEEVRRLAEQASQSAKQIAALIGEIQSETGLAVTAMESGTREVRLGAEAVHTAGGVFTEIAAHIATMSAEIREISAAISEMAGGSQRIVTAVEAFSASSRDIAGQTQTVASASQEQSASMQEIAASGQGLQQMAQELQTSVSKFKL; encoded by the coding sequence ATGGTACTTAGAAAATTGAAGATAGGTACTAAAATCAGTCTGGGGTTTACGGTTATGCTGGGCTTGATTATTATGCTGGGGGCCATAGCTTACCTGTCGATGAATTCTTTTGGCAAGACCCTGGCTTCGATTGATGCGGCCAACAAACGGTTACAGCTGGCGCTGCAGATTGAAAACAGCTTTGGGGCCGGTGTGGCCGGCACCCGCGGGTTTATTGCCTACGGGGATGAAAAATTTGCCAAGCTGCAGGATCAGTCGATGAGTAATACTGTAGTGCTGGAACACCAGCTTATTGATGTAGTGGATGAAAACTCCCGCCAGGATGTACAGAAACTCATTCAGCTGACAAGTAAGCATGCCGACGGGGTTGTCAATGATCTGGCGCCGGTGGTCCGTGCTTACCATCAACAGCTGGCGGCAGGCAATGCGGCTGAGGCGCAGCAGCTGAAAGCGGAGGCCGCTGTCATTAATGCCCGGATTACACCTTATTCTGAACAGATTGCCGATATTTTGACAAAAGTGGTCAAAGCTAATAAGGCAATTGTGGATGAACAGTCAAGCAGTGCCTATATAAGTATGGACCGGCTTTTAGGCATTACGGCCCTGGTGGCCCTGGTCGCCGTTCTGGTTGGCGGCGGGCTCAGCCTTCTGCTCACCCGCATGGTGTGCCGGCCGATTGAAAGTATGCTTACTGTTGCCAACAGCCTGGCCGAGGGTGATCTGAGTATTCCGGTCAAACAGGTCGCTGATGGTGATGAACTGAGTAAGCTGGCGGCGGCGCTCAATACCATGCAGAGCCGTTTTAAAACCACCATCAGGGCGATCCTGGGCTCTGCCGGCCAGGTGGCGGCCGCCGCGGATACCCTGGCGGCTGTTGTGGAGACCTCGGCCCGGGCCGCCGGCCAGGTGGATGAATCAATCGCGCATGTCGCCACCGATGCCGAGGGTCAGTTAGCGGCCGCCAACGATGCCCTGGCTGTTGCCGGCCAGATGGCGGCCGGCATTCAGCAGATCGCCGCCAATGCCGGTACGGTCGTGGCGGCATCACAGGATACGGCAGCTGCGGCTCAGTCGGGCAGCAGGACCGTGGGTAAGGCGGTGTCCCAGATGGAAAACATTGAAGCAACGGTCAACAGCCTGGCGGCTGTGGTTGGTAAGCTGAGCGGATATTCCCAGCAGATTGGCGAAATCGTGAATGCCATTTCCGGGATTGCCAGTCAGACCAACCTCCTGGCGCTGAATGCCGCGATTGAAGCAGCCCGGGCCGGCGAGCAGGGACGGGGGTTTGCCGTGGTGGCCGAGGAGGTGCGCCGCTTAGCTGAACAGGCCAGTCAGTCAGCCAAACAAATCGCCGCTCTGATTGGCGAAATCCAGTCTGAGACCGGTTTAGCGGTCACCGCGATGGAATCGGGGACCCGTGAGGTCAGGCTGGGCGCAGAAGCCGTTCACACCGCCGGTGGCGTCTTTACCGAGATCGCCGCCCATATTGCCACAATGTCGGCAGAAATCCGGGAAATATCGGCCGCCATATCGGAAATGGCCGGCGGCAGTCAGCGCATTGTCACTGCAGTCGAGGCGTTTTCGGCCAGCAGCAGGGATATTGCCGGTCAGACCCAGACGGTAGCCTCCGCCAGCCAGGAGCAATCGGCCTCGATGCAGGAAATTGCGGCCTCCGGCCAGGGGCTGCAGCAGATGGCCCAGGAGTTGCAGACCTCTGTCAGTAAGTTTAAGCTATAA
- a CDS encoding putative bifunctional diguanylate cyclase/phosphodiesterase: protein MVEELRILLIDDDQVDRIMVIRALKAAYVDIVIDETDNGADGLAKARGGGYDCIFLDHCLPGDNGLAVLSAIRAAGVKTPVIILTGQGDEQLAVDSMKAGATDYLVKGKLSEEILSRGLRTAIRLGRAEAMIEYLSYFDRATGLPNRLLLIDRLMMALSAAERNGGMMALFFVGIDRFKVVNDTLGHSIGDKLISIIAIRLTRCLGEKAVVTRVGGDVFAVLLPDLVESKIAAIFAEIMIEEIRRPIDLNGYSWHAAASVGIAVFPDDGQDVDSLLKNAESAMYRSKEQGGAGYQFYTKSMNEKVLERIVLENSLRQALSNQEMVVYYQPLIDSFTGRTAGVEALVRWQHPERGLVPPMEFIPLAEETGLIVPIGEWVLRTACAQNKAWQDRGYPPVVVSVNLSGRQFRQPNFIGRVSQILAATGLAPEYLELEITETIALQDVDYTIAILKELGAMGIKIAIDDFGTGYSSLSYLKRFPITTLKIDRIFIQDATREAEDAAIISAIIVLAHNLRLKVVAEGVETVEQRAFLREMNCNTMQGYLFSRPLPAAQVETMLDRQW from the coding sequence ATGGTTGAAGAACTCCGTATACTGCTGATTGATGACGACCAGGTTGACAGGATTATGGTCATACGGGCGCTGAAGGCGGCGTACGTCGATATTGTAATCGATGAAACCGATAATGGCGCTGATGGCCTAGCGAAAGCCCGGGGGGGCGGCTATGACTGTATTTTTCTGGATCATTGCCTGCCTGGTGATAACGGATTAGCCGTGCTGTCGGCGATCCGGGCGGCCGGCGTCAAAACGCCTGTGATTATTCTGACCGGCCAGGGAGACGAACAACTGGCTGTTGATTCCATGAAGGCCGGGGCCACTGACTATCTGGTGAAAGGAAAACTTTCCGAAGAAATTCTGTCCCGGGGCTTGCGGACCGCGATCAGGCTCGGCCGGGCCGAGGCCATGATCGAGTATTTATCCTATTTTGACCGGGCAACAGGTTTACCCAACCGCCTGCTGCTGATTGACCGCCTGATGATGGCCCTGTCGGCAGCGGAACGTAACGGTGGGATGATGGCCTTGTTTTTTGTCGGCATTGATCGCTTTAAGGTTGTCAATGATACGTTAGGCCATAGTATTGGCGATAAACTTATTAGTATTATTGCCATCAGACTGACCCGGTGCTTAGGGGAAAAAGCAGTGGTAACCCGGGTTGGCGGCGATGTGTTTGCCGTCTTGCTGCCGGACCTGGTTGAATCTAAAATTGCAGCAATATTTGCTGAAATTATGATTGAAGAAATTCGCCGGCCAATCGACCTGAACGGCTATAGCTGGCATGCAGCCGCCAGTGTCGGCATTGCGGTCTTCCCTGATGACGGTCAGGATGTGGACTCGCTGCTGAAAAATGCCGAGTCGGCCATGTACCGGTCGAAGGAGCAGGGCGGCGCCGGCTATCAGTTTTATACCAAGAGCATGAACGAAAAGGTGCTGGAGCGGATTGTGCTGGAGAACAGCCTGCGGCAGGCCCTCAGCAATCAGGAAATGGTCGTGTATTATCAGCCGCTGATTGACAGCTTCACCGGCCGTACCGCCGGCGTTGAGGCGCTGGTCCGGTGGCAGCATCCCGAACGCGGCCTGGTGCCGCCCATGGAGTTTATCCCGCTGGCTGAGGAAACAGGCCTGATCGTGCCCATTGGCGAGTGGGTGCTCAGGACGGCGTGCGCTCAGAATAAAGCCTGGCAGGATCGTGGCTATCCGCCGGTCGTGGTATCGGTAAATTTGTCCGGCCGCCAGTTTCGTCAGCCTAATTTTATCGGCCGGGTCAGCCAGATTCTGGCTGCCACCGGTTTGGCTCCTGAATATCTGGAACTGGAGATAACCGAAACCATTGCCTTGCAGGATGTCGATTATACGATTGCTATCCTTAAGGAACTGGGGGCAATGGGCATCAAAATTGCTATTGATGATTTTGGCACAGGCTATTCATCCTTGAGTTATTTAAAGCGGTTTCCGATTACCACCCTTAAGATTGACCGGATTTTTATTCAGGATGCCACCCGGGAGGCCGAGGATGCGGCCATTATCTCTGCTATTATTGTTCTGGCCCATAATCTCCGGCTCAAGGTTGTGGCTGAAGGTGTGGAAACAGTGGAACAGCGTGCGTTTCTGCGGGAGATGAATTGCAATACAATGCAGGGCTATTTATTTAGCCGTCCGCTGCCGGCTGCGCAGGTGGAGACTATGCTGGATCGCCAATGGTAG
- a CDS encoding response regulator, producing the protein MRDKSMSILLVEDDEVDIMNVMRAFKKINLTNPLYIARDGVEALALLRRQSGPDGMGRPGIILLDINMPRMNGIEFLRAIRQDPEHKILPVIVLTTSDEECDVIAAYQLNVAGYIIKPVSFEQFVEAMAALDHYWTLSEMP; encoded by the coding sequence ATGCGGGATAAGAGCATGAGTATACTGCTGGTGGAAGATGATGAAGTGGATATCATGAATGTAATGAGGGCCTTTAAAAAAATTAACCTGACCAATCCGCTATACATAGCCCGCGACGGGGTTGAGGCGTTAGCCCTGCTGCGCAGGCAGAGCGGCCCTGACGGTATGGGCCGGCCGGGGATTATTTTGCTGGACATTAATATGCCGCGCATGAACGGGATTGAATTCTTGCGGGCAATCAGACAGGACCCTGAGCATAAGATCCTGCCAGTGATCGTTTTAACAACTTCTGATGAGGAATGTGATGTGATTGCTGCCTATCAGCTCAATGTTGCCGGTTACATTATTAAGCCGGTGTCCTTTGAGCAGTTTGTTGAAGCTATGGCGGCGCTGGATCATTACTGGACCTTAAGTGAAATGCCATAA
- a CDS encoding Cof-type HAD-IIB family hydrolase — protein sequence MKIKLIALDLDDTLLDSKLAVSPRACAAIRKAVAIGVMVTIATGRMYASALPYARQLGLDVPIITYNGALIKSCLSGEVLLNRPVPRELTGQILALCRERGWHVQTYVDDELHVAELNHYAQRYAELAGVPAVVLGNRLYTEAGCPSKILIMADPAEIVKISGQLKAAFAGKLSIAVSKPTFLELTDPLANKGQALAFLADGLGIKQAEIMALGDSGNDLAMVQYAGWGVAMGNANAAVKAAARLETLSNDADGVAEAIEKYILR from the coding sequence ATGAAGATAAAACTAATAGCCCTGGATTTGGACGATACCCTGCTGGACAGTAAGCTGGCCGTTTCACCGCGGGCCTGTGCGGCGATCCGCAAGGCCGTGGCAATAGGGGTTATGGTAACGATTGCGACCGGGCGGATGTACGCCTCGGCCCTGCCTTATGCCAGGCAGCTGGGGCTTGATGTGCCGATTATTACTTATAACGGGGCGCTGATTAAGTCCTGTTTGTCGGGTGAGGTACTGCTGAACAGACCGGTCCCCCGGGAGCTTACCGGCCAGATCCTGGCCTTATGCCGGGAGCGGGGCTGGCATGTCCAGACCTATGTCGATGATGAGCTCCATGTGGCTGAGCTTAACCATTATGCGCAGCGTTATGCGGAACTGGCCGGGGTACCGGCGGTTGTGCTGGGCAACCGTTTATACACGGAAGCGGGCTGCCCAAGCAAGATCCTGATTATGGCCGACCCCGCTGAGATTGTAAAGATTTCCGGGCAGTTAAAAGCTGCGTTTGCCGGCAAACTCAGTATTGCTGTTTCCAAACCGACTTTTCTGGAGCTTACCGACCCGCTGGCCAATAAAGGACAGGCCCTGGCGTTTCTGGCCGACGGGCTGGGCATTAAGCAAGCGGAAATCATGGCGCTTGGCGACAGCGGCAATGATTTGGCGATGGTGCAATATGCCGGCTGGGGCGTAGCGATGGGTAATGCCAATGCCGCCGTCAAAGCGGCCGCCCGGCTCGAGACGCTGTCCAATGATGCTGACGGGGTCGCAGAAGCCATTGAAAAATACATATTGCGATAG
- a CDS encoding phage holin family protein produces MTGFLLRIIINAVILVVMVAQLPGIFVDTLGGTLLGATIVGLANAAIRPLLALAELPFNMLTLGGVTVMTNIFTPFMVVKALPGFQVTGAIALLAGVLLMTLCSFTLSKVIQDR; encoded by the coding sequence GTGACAGGTTTTTTGTTGCGAATCATAATCAATGCAGTTATTTTGGTGGTCATGGTGGCCCAGCTGCCGGGTATTTTTGTGGATACTCTGGGCGGGACACTGTTGGGAGCGACGATTGTCGGTCTGGCCAATGCCGCCATCAGACCGCTGTTAGCCCTGGCGGAGCTGCCGTTTAATATGCTGACCCTGGGCGGCGTTACGGTGATGACCAATATCTTTACCCCGTTCATGGTCGTTAAGGCCCTGCCGGGGTTTCAGGTAACCGGTGCCATTGCCTTGCTGGCAGGCGTATTGCTGATGACTCTGTGCAGCTTTACCTTGTCTAAAGTGATACAGGACAGGTAA
- a CDS encoding methylated-DNA--[protein]-cysteine S-methyltransferase has product MVEPASLYGNTITTGWGLVAAVWSDTGLWALGFPRPAAQLAAADIQRPNGKVMPLAAGHKAGLWSEQLAGDLRLYFQGFPVTFSVPVDWRFYSPFQTAVLKFTAAEIPYGTTVSYQAVARAVGNPGASRAVGGALHNNRTPLVVPCHRVVGANGRLTGFGGGLEMKKALLILESGGSLL; this is encoded by the coding sequence ATGGTAGAGCCGGCAAGCCTTTATGGCAATACCATCACCACCGGCTGGGGCCTGGTGGCTGCCGTCTGGTCTGACACCGGCCTGTGGGCCCTGGGTTTTCCGCGGCCGGCGGCGCAACTGGCGGCTGCTGATATCCAGCGCCCAAATGGCAAGGTTATGCCGCTGGCTGCCGGCCATAAGGCCGGCCTGTGGTCGGAGCAGCTGGCCGGTGATCTGAGGCTGTATTTTCAGGGCTTTCCGGTCACGTTCTCGGTTCCCGTTGACTGGCGGTTCTACAGCCCCTTTCAGACAGCCGTTCTTAAATTTACGGCAGCAGAAATCCCCTATGGGACCACGGTCAGCTATCAGGCGGTTGCCCGGGCTGTCGGCAACCCCGGGGCCAGCCGGGCCGTGGGCGGGGCGCTGCATAATAACCGCACCCCCCTGGTCGTGCCGTGCCACCGGGTAGTGGGAGCCAATGGCCGTCTTACCGGCTTTGGGGGCGGGCTGGAGATGAAAAAAGCGCTGCTCATCCTGGAAAGCGGCGGCAGTTTGCTGTAA
- a CDS encoding alpha-hydroxy-acid oxidizing protein yields MDINTIHRSAKARFRGACRVCPVCNGTICAGEVPGMGGLGTGAAFRHNIQALAECRLNLRTVHSVKKPDLACRILGLDLALPVIGAAIGGIALNMNGAMAEAEYTAAIISGCRQAGTIGMTGDGPVPVVFDAGLDAIGREDGWGIPVIKPRDTDKIVELAKQAAAAGAPAFGMDIDAAALVNMTNAGQPVGPKTIQELAYIKNHTPIPFIVKGIMTPDDAEACWQAGVDAIVVSNHGGRALDHTPGTAEVLPYVAEAVKGKMTVLVDGGIRSGTDVLKMLALGADAVLLGRPLAIAAVGGGADGVAFVLNKYKAELSAAMILTGTAGLSDVPVEILW; encoded by the coding sequence ATGGATATAAATACAATTCACAGGTCAGCGAAAGCAAGGTTTCGCGGCGCCTGCCGGGTGTGCCCGGTGTGCAACGGGACTATCTGTGCCGGCGAGGTGCCTGGTATGGGCGGCCTGGGTACAGGTGCAGCCTTTCGTCATAATATACAGGCGCTGGCTGAATGCCGGCTGAACTTAAGGACCGTTCACAGTGTGAAGAAGCCGGATCTGGCCTGCCGTATTCTGGGATTGGATTTGGCGCTGCCGGTGATTGGTGCCGCCATCGGCGGTATTGCCCTTAATATGAATGGGGCCATGGCGGAGGCGGAATACACCGCCGCGATCATCAGCGGCTGCCGGCAGGCAGGCACGATCGGCATGACCGGCGACGGCCCGGTGCCGGTTGTCTTTGATGCCGGCCTGGATGCCATTGGCCGTGAGGATGGCTGGGGCATACCGGTTATTAAGCCGCGGGACACCGATAAAATCGTGGAGCTGGCCAAACAGGCCGCCGCGGCCGGGGCCCCGGCTTTCGGTATGGATATTGACGCCGCCGCCCTGGTGAATATGACCAATGCCGGTCAGCCTGTAGGCCCCAAAACCATTCAGGAGCTTGCATACATTAAGAACCATACGCCCATTCCGTTTATTGTCAAAGGGATCATGACCCCTGATGATGCCGAAGCCTGTTGGCAGGCCGGGGTTGATGCCATTGTTGTTTCCAATCATGGGGGGCGGGCGCTTGATCATACACCCGGTACAGCTGAAGTGCTGCCTTATGTGGCTGAAGCCGTCAAAGGCAAGATGACAGTCCTGGTGGACGGCGGTATCAGAAGCGGGACTGATGTTTTGAAGATGCTGGCCCTGGGCGCTGATGCCGTGCTGCTGGGCCGGCCGCTGGCGATTGCGGCGGTAGGCGGCGGTGCTGACGGGGTAGCGTTTGTTCTTAATAAATATAAAGCTGAGCTTAGTGCGGCGATGATCCTGACCGGTACAGCCGGGCTGAGTGATGTGCCTGTGGAAATATTATGGTAG
- a CDS encoding DUF3231 family protein yields MTVMDKINSQTRTIINSIFDKEPLNYIEAAGLYGVVAQGRFNISLLQVMYNHTNDPELKALVKEAIDQHVAMTIEKAEDKLASTDGHTPGFHFIKRNLHDSPLNIPDDARLTDREIAIAVGTMAKASQAVILTGLHQSYQLDVALMYRKALDDGLDFDYRLLQLMLKKGWLPHLNKISH; encoded by the coding sequence ATGACTGTGATGGACAAAATTAATTCGCAAACCCGCACGATTATCAATTCCATTTTTGACAAAGAGCCCTTAAACTACATTGAGGCTGCCGGCTTATACGGCGTCGTTGCTCAGGGCCGCTTCAACATCTCGCTCCTGCAGGTGATGTACAATCATACCAATGACCCGGAGCTTAAGGCCCTTGTTAAGGAAGCGATTGACCAGCATGTGGCAATGACTATCGAAAAGGCGGAAGACAAGCTGGCCAGCACTGATGGCCACACACCGGGTTTCCATTTTATCAAACGCAACCTGCACGATTCACCGCTTAATATCCCGGACGATGCCCGGCTGACCGACAGGGAAATCGCCATTGCCGTCGGCACAATGGCCAAGGCTTCGCAAGCGGTCATCCTGACCGGCCTGCACCAGTCCTATCAGCTGGATGTCGCCCTCATGTACCGTAAGGCCCTGGATGACGGCCTGGACTTTGACTACCGCTTATTACAGCTTATGCTGAAAAAAGGCTGGCTGCCGCATCTTAATAAAATTTCTCATTAG
- the rd gene encoding rubredoxin: MEKYKCMVCGYEYDPAEGDLDHGVKPGTAFADVPEDWQCPICGVGKDQFEKL; encoded by the coding sequence GTGGAAAAATATAAGTGTATGGTATGCGGTTATGAATATGATCCAGCAGAGGGTGATCTGGACCATGGCGTTAAACCGGGAACGGCCTTTGCCGATGTTCCCGAGGATTGGCAGTGCCCGATTTGCGGGGTAGGCAAAGATCAGTTTGAGAAGCTGTAA
- the uvrC gene encoding excinuclease ABC subunit UvrC: MAAVVEEKLALLPDKPGVYLMKDNKDRIIYVGKAVNLKNRVRSYFQSSRKQAPKVLALVARIADLEYIITASEIEALILECNLIKKHRPKYNISLRDDKTYPYIKVTKEDYPRVYATRKVVKDGARYFGPYTSAGAVHETLRLLKTLFPLRSCRRLDAKRPCLEHHIKRCLAPCAGKIDQAAYGEMIKAVGLFLEGRSDAVVKNLRRLMAAAAAELAFEQAARLRDQLTAVEKIIEKQNIVTGSGDQDAVGLARSAAGICAQVFFIRSGKMVGRDHFMLAGGEDETDEAILAAFLKQYYSKAAFIPREILLPLAVAEQQLLSDWLSSVKGSRVQVETPKRGTKKDLVNMAAGNAANVLQEQAVRQEADFDKTTGAAAELGHYLGLPAAPDRIECFDISHIQGSETVASMVVFEGGQPNKNEYRRYKLKTVEGKPDDFKSMQEVVGRRYREALTKGPVPDLIIIDGGKGQLSSALPVIRAAGLSTVPVVGLAKEFEHIFCEGSSEPVILPRHSQSLYLVQRIRDEAHRFAITYHRQLRSKRNLVSVLDHIPGIGPKRRKALWDHFGSLAKIKAAAIPELTKVEGMSTPAAEAVYNFFRR, translated from the coding sequence ATTGCTGCTGTTGTTGAGGAAAAATTGGCGCTGCTGCCTGATAAACCCGGTGTTTATCTGATGAAGGACAATAAAGACCGGATTATCTATGTCGGCAAGGCTGTCAATCTGAAAAACCGGGTGCGTTCCTATTTCCAGTCCAGCCGCAAGCAGGCGCCGAAAGTACTGGCGTTGGTAGCGCGGATTGCCGATCTGGAATACATCATTACCGCCTCGGAGATTGAAGCCCTGATCCTGGAATGCAATCTGATCAAAAAACACCGGCCCAAATACAATATCAGTCTCCGGGATGATAAAACCTATCCGTATATTAAGGTGACCAAGGAGGACTATCCGCGGGTGTATGCCACCCGTAAGGTGGTTAAGGACGGGGCCCGCTACTTTGGTCCCTATACCAGTGCCGGGGCCGTACATGAAACCCTGCGGCTGCTGAAGACGCTGTTTCCGCTGCGCTCCTGCCGGCGGCTTGATGCGAAGCGGCCTTGTCTTGAACATCATATTAAACGCTGCCTGGCTCCCTGTGCCGGTAAGATCGATCAGGCCGCCTACGGGGAGATGATTAAGGCGGTGGGGCTGTTTCTGGAAGGCCGCAGTGATGCTGTTGTTAAAAACCTCCGGCGGCTTATGGCGGCGGCGGCGGCGGAACTGGCGTTTGAACAGGCCGCCAGGCTGCGTGACCAGCTCACGGCGGTGGAAAAGATTATCGAAAAGCAAAATATTGTTACAGGCAGCGGTGATCAGGATGCGGTCGGCCTGGCCCGGTCGGCCGCCGGCATTTGCGCCCAGGTTTTCTTTATCCGCAGCGGTAAAATGGTGGGCCGCGACCACTTTATGCTGGCTGGTGGCGAAGATGAGACCGATGAGGCTATCCTGGCGGCTTTTCTCAAGCAGTATTATAGTAAGGCAGCGTTTATTCCCCGGGAAATCCTGCTGCCGCTGGCTGTGGCTGAGCAGCAGCTCCTGTCAGACTGGCTGAGTTCAGTCAAAGGCAGCCGTGTGCAGGTGGAAACACCGAAACGGGGGACGAAAAAGGATCTGGTCAATATGGCGGCAGGCAATGCGGCCAATGTATTGCAGGAGCAGGCCGTGCGGCAGGAGGCTGACTTTGACAAAACAACCGGGGCGGCGGCTGAACTTGGACACTATTTAGGTCTGCCGGCAGCTCCTGACCGGATTGAGTGTTTTGACATCTCCCATATTCAGGGTTCGGAAACGGTAGCCTCCATGGTGGTATTTGAGGGCGGACAGCCGAACAAAAATGAGTATCGCCGCTATAAGCTGAAAACAGTGGAGGGCAAGCCTGATGATTTTAAGTCGATGCAGGAGGTCGTGGGGCGGCGATACCGGGAGGCGCTTACCAAAGGCCCTGTTCCCGATTTAATCATTATTGACGGCGGCAAGGGCCAGCTTAGCTCCGCCCTGCCGGTGATTCGCGCGGCCGGGCTTAGTACAGTACCGGTTGTTGGTCTGGCCAAAGAATTTGAGCATATTTTTTGCGAGGGCAGCAGCGAGCCGGTGATCCTGCCGCGCCATTCCCAGTCACTGTATCTGGTGCAGCGCATTCGCGATGAGGCCCACCGCTTTGCCATTACCTATCACCGGCAGCTGCGCTCGAAACGGAACCTGGTGTCCGTTCTTGACCATATCCCCGGCATTGGTCCCAAACGGCGCAAAGCCCTGTGGGATCACTTTGGCAGCCTGGCTAAGATTAAAGCCGCGGCAATCCCCGAACTGACAAAGGTAGAGGGGATGAGCACACCGGCCGCCGAGGCGGTGTATAACTTTTTCCGCCGGTAA